A single genomic interval of Bacteroidia bacterium harbors:
- a CDS encoding potassium/proton antiporter encodes MEYISEDILLIGSILLFISILAGKTSYRFGVPTLLLFLGIGILAGSEGLGGINFNDPQAAQFIGIVALNFILFSGGLDTKWESIKPILWRGAVLSTLGVLLTTAFVGIFTWYFFKVDLIEGLLLGAIVSSTDAAAVFSVLRSKSVGLKGYLRPTLELESGSNDPMAYFLTITLTALAIGAKTSMLAILPTFILQFALGFGAGIGMGYLGRLLVNKIKLDFEGLYPGLLLAVIFFTYSATEYIGGNGFLAVYICAVYMGNHSLIHKKSLMRFFDGVAWLMQIILFLTLGLLVFPSQIIPIVGIGIVISVFLIFIARPLSVLICLAFFKMKIRNKIFISWVGLRGAVPIVFATYPLIAGLTNADLIFNIVFFITLISVILQGTTIPIMARILKVALPEGVKRRTPLDIELADSIGSELAEVEIAGTSRAAGAKVVSLGFPKKALIVLIKRDGTYISANGATVLLPGDVIVVLAEDEESLQRALDCLN; translated from the coding sequence ATGGAATATATTAGCGAAGACATTCTGTTAATTGGCTCTATCCTGCTTTTTATAAGCATTTTGGCGGGCAAGACTTCCTACCGGTTTGGGGTTCCTACGCTATTGCTTTTCCTTGGTATTGGCATTCTTGCCGGATCAGAAGGGCTTGGCGGAATAAATTTTAATGATCCCCAGGCTGCCCAATTTATTGGAATTGTAGCGCTGAATTTTATTTTGTTTTCCGGGGGGCTGGATACCAAGTGGGAAAGTATTAAGCCCATACTTTGGCGGGGAGCTGTACTTTCTACATTGGGCGTATTGCTGACTACTGCATTTGTAGGGATATTCACATGGTATTTCTTTAAGGTGGACTTAATCGAAGGTCTATTACTGGGGGCCATTGTATCTTCGACTGATGCTGCTGCTGTATTCTCTGTGCTACGTTCCAAAAGTGTGGGGTTAAAGGGATACCTGCGCCCTACCCTGGAACTGGAAAGCGGCAGCAATGATCCGATGGCATATTTCCTCACCATTACCCTTACCGCACTCGCAATTGGAGCGAAAACCAGTATGTTGGCCATACTGCCTACTTTCATACTACAGTTTGCGCTGGGCTTCGGTGCAGGAATTGGGATGGGCTATCTTGGCCGGTTACTGGTAAATAAAATTAAACTGGATTTCGAGGGCCTCTATCCGGGATTGTTGCTTGCCGTTATATTTTTCACATATTCAGCTACCGAATATATTGGCGGCAATGGGTTTTTGGCAGTGTACATCTGTGCCGTTTATATGGGAAACCATAGCCTCATTCACAAAAAAAGCCTGATGCGATTTTTTGATGGAGTCGCATGGCTTATGCAAATTATATTGTTTTTGACACTGGGCTTGCTCGTTTTTCCTTCTCAGATCATTCCCATTGTAGGCATAGGGATAGTCATTTCAGTGTTTCTTATTTTTATTGCGCGGCCATTAAGCGTTCTTATTTGCCTCGCTTTTTTTAAAATGAAAATAAGAAATAAGATATTTATTTCATGGGTAGGGTTAAGAGGAGCGGTGCCCATCGTATTTGCTACTTATCCGCTTATTGCTGGATTAACAAATGCCGACCTCATATTTAATATCGTATTTTTTATTACCCTGATTTCGGTTATATTGCAGGGAACCACAATTCCAATAATGGCCAGGATACTAAAGGTAGCCCTGCCCGAAGGCGTGAAAAGACGTACTCCGCTTGACATTGAGCTTGCTGACAGCATAGGATCGGAGCTGGCGGAAGTAGAAATTGCCGGCACCAGCAGGGCTGCTGGTGCTAAAGTGGTAAGCCTCGGGTTTCCTAAAAAGGCGTTGATAGTATTGATTAAGCGCGATGGGACCTACATTTCTGCGAACGGGGCCACAGTACTATTGCCGGGGGATGTGATCGTGGTACTTGCCGAAGACGAAGAGAGCTTGCAGCGGGCCCTGGATTGCCTTAATTGA